Proteins from a genomic interval of Trueperaceae bacterium:
- a CDS encoding carbonic anhydrase produces TPVAVRAALRDGNRRYREGAGRHPHQAETDREALLGGQRPMAVVLGCSDARVPVSVVLDQGLGDLFVVRVAGHALGDNVRASVHYAVEQLGVPLALVLGHQGCGAVGATLDAVRDGGDLTAPLLRDVAPSAQAAWAGCPGAGTDAARYACAHEDAVRRHADATAARLRTDPVLAPHLAAGDLDVVSAVYELDTGRIDGL; encoded by the coding sequence ACCCCCGTCGCGGTCCGCGCCGCCCTGCGCGACGGCAACCGCCGCTACCGCGAAGGGGCCGGCCGCCACCCCCACCAGGCGGAGACCGACCGCGAAGCCCTGCTGGGCGGGCAACGCCCGATGGCGGTCGTCCTCGGCTGCAGCGACGCGCGGGTGCCGGTCAGCGTCGTCCTGGACCAGGGGCTCGGCGACCTGTTCGTCGTCCGCGTCGCCGGGCACGCGCTCGGCGACAACGTCCGCGCCAGCGTCCACTACGCCGTCGAACAGCTCGGCGTGCCCCTCGCCCTCGTCCTCGGGCACCAGGGCTGCGGCGCGGTCGGCGCCACCCTCGACGCCGTCCGCGACGGCGGCGACCTCACCGCGCCGCTCCTGCGCGACGTCGCGCCGTCGGCCCAGGCGGCGTGGGCCGGCTGCCCCGGCGCCGGGACCGACGCCGCGCGCTACGCCTGCGCGCACGAGGACGCCGTCCGCCGCCACGCCGACGCCACCGCGGCGCGCCTCCGCACCGACCCCGTCCTCGCCCCCCACCTCGCGGCGGGCGACCTGGACGTCGTCTCCGCGGTCTACGAGCTCGACACCGGCCGCATCGACGGCCTCTGA
- the sulP gene encoding sulfate permease, whose amino-acid sequence MGWLGRYRREDLPGDLSAGLTTAVMLVPQGMAYAMLAGLPPVAGLYASTIPLIVYALFGSSRQLAVGPVAIVSLLTLAGVGALAEPGSAEFVALAATLMAMVGVIQAGLGFVRGGFVVNFLSHAVISGFTSAAALVIGLSQLKHLLGVDLPREQNVFVLLGRAATQLGDTHAVTLAIGVASIAALMIGKRLSRRFPTPLLVVIVASLVVWAFDLHERGVAIVGTVPAGLPGFALPDLSGDALLALLPTALTIAFVGFMESVAVAKAIAAKHRYKIDANRELVGLGLANVVGAAFRGYPVTGGFSRSAVNDQAGARTPLAGIVTAVLIGLTLLFLTDLFYFLPSAVLAAVVMVAVFGLIDVAEPVHLFRVKKVDAATLAVTFLATLTLGIETGILTGVGFSLAVFVARSAWPHTAELGWRADAGVFRNVRRYDDAVTWPDLYLTRPDASLYFANMAALEDDLNAAVADRPDLRAIVLDFSGVNDVDGVAIDVLQDRIDAFDGQGIAVHLAGVKGPVRDLLARAGWYDRYGGRIEHPSLAHALADLGVDLPGRPTAPAASPA is encoded by the coding sequence GGACCTCCCCGGCGACCTGAGCGCCGGCCTCACCACCGCCGTGATGCTGGTGCCGCAGGGCATGGCGTACGCCATGCTGGCCGGCCTGCCGCCCGTCGCCGGGCTGTACGCGTCGACGATCCCGTTGATCGTCTACGCCCTCTTCGGCTCCTCGCGGCAGCTCGCGGTCGGCCCCGTCGCCATCGTCTCGCTCCTCACGCTCGCCGGCGTCGGCGCCCTCGCCGAACCCGGCAGCGCCGAGTTCGTCGCCCTCGCCGCGACCCTGATGGCGATGGTCGGCGTCATCCAAGCCGGCCTCGGCTTCGTCCGCGGCGGCTTCGTCGTCAACTTCCTCTCGCACGCCGTCATCAGCGGCTTCACGAGCGCCGCGGCGCTCGTGATCGGCCTCAGCCAGCTCAAGCACCTGCTCGGCGTCGACCTGCCCCGCGAACAGAACGTCTTCGTCCTCCTCGGGCGCGCCGCGACCCAGCTCGGCGACACGCACGCCGTGACGCTGGCGATCGGGGTCGCCTCGATCGCGGCGCTCATGATCGGCAAACGCCTCTCGCGGCGCTTCCCGACGCCGCTCCTCGTCGTGATCGTCGCCAGCCTCGTCGTGTGGGCGTTCGACCTGCACGAGCGCGGCGTCGCCATCGTCGGCACCGTCCCCGCCGGCCTCCCCGGCTTCGCGCTCCCCGACCTGAGCGGCGACGCCCTCCTCGCGCTCCTCCCGACCGCCCTCACGATCGCCTTCGTCGGCTTCATGGAGTCGGTCGCGGTCGCCAAGGCGATCGCCGCGAAGCACCGCTACAAGATCGACGCCAACCGCGAACTCGTCGGGCTCGGCCTCGCCAACGTCGTCGGCGCGGCGTTCCGCGGTTACCCCGTCACCGGCGGCTTCAGCCGCAGCGCCGTCAACGACCAGGCCGGCGCCCGCACGCCCCTCGCGGGGATCGTGACGGCGGTCCTGATCGGCCTGACGCTGCTGTTCCTGACCGACCTGTTCTACTTCCTGCCGAGCGCCGTGCTCGCCGCGGTGGTGATGGTCGCCGTCTTCGGCCTGATCGACGTCGCGGAGCCGGTCCACCTGTTCCGCGTCAAGAAGGTCGACGCCGCCACCCTCGCCGTCACCTTCCTCGCCACCCTCACGCTGGGGATCGAGACCGGCATCCTCACCGGCGTCGGCTTCTCCCTCGCGGTGTTCGTCGCCCGCAGCGCCTGGCCCCACACCGCGGAACTCGGTTGGCGCGCCGACGCCGGCGTCTTCCGCAACGTCCGCCGCTACGACGACGCCGTCACCTGGCCCGACCTCTACCTCACGCGGCCCGACGCCAGCCTCTACTTCGCGAACATGGCGGCGCTCGAGGACGACCTCAACGCCGCGGTCGCCGACCGCCCCGACCTCCGCGCGATCGTCCTGGACTTCTCCGGCGTCAACGACGTCGACGGCGTCGCCATCGACGTCCTGCAGGACCGCATCGACGCCTTCGACGGCCAAGGGATCGCGGTGCACCTCGCCGGCGTCAAGGGCCCCGTCCGCGACCTCCTCGCGCGCGCCGGCTGGTACGACCGCTACGGCGGGCGGATCGAGCACCCCTCCCTCGCGCACGCCCTCGCCGACCTCGGCGTCGACCTACCCGGTCGCCCCACCGCCCCCGCCGCGAGCCCGGCGTGA